The DNA sequence TCCTTCCATGTGATAAGAAGCCACTAATAACTTCTGATGAAATGGTGTCTGGTGGTAGTCAAAATATTGAGTGGCTTTAAAAACCCACCCATTAGGATCAGTGCCATTGAATCGTGGAAATTCTAAACGCAACCCTCTCCAAACTACACCCCTATCATCACCATTCCCTCCACGAACTTCTTGATTATTAACATGACTGGATTCAACAACAGAACGTAACATGTCAGTGAGTTGATCTAACCTTTCTGAAATCCCACTGATTGCTTGGTGATGATGCTCCAATTGCTTCTGCATAATTTCTTGTTGCTTTTGTAAACCTTCTTGCTGACTTTTCATCGAGCCTCTTGTGCCCTCCGCCATTGTAGGATCGTCCACtgctgataccacttgtaaggtTCAAGCTGCTGAATTCTTGAACCAGCACCGGAAATCGTAACAAAACCTCAGAAACAATCAACACACAGAATAGACTGAACAAGATTTCATTCATAAACCTTGTAGAGAATTTTCGAGGAACTCTCAACCTCCCAAACAGACTCTCaggattatttttcttttttttcatcctACTTACCTCTGCTTTTATAGAAGCAGATGTCTAACAACCTTCTAACAATCGCAAGAAAGCAAATGTAAAACGCAACTATCAGTTTACATCATGAAACGCAACGTTTCACTAAACACTAAACGCAGATGCTAAGAATCTAAAACGCAACACTTCCGTAAGAATTAAAACGATTCGTTTCATTAAACCTCAGTTCCCGTAACGGCTTAAACTGCTGCAACTAACTTCCTAACAACCTCATAACAGACTTCCTCCAAGCCTTACTGATCTGCACCACTTCAAGGCCTCTGCCAAGCACCCGTGACAATCACATTTATTTCTCAAACGTCTTTGGTGCTAACTCGAATCTTATATATGGCCCACACCGTTAGCACCCACATTGGCATCGTAGTATCTCTGCCACCTTTTTGAGAAGTACCCATATAGCGAGGGgttggatttttattggcctCTTTGGACTGATCTCGGTCCTGGTGATATACGCGTGTTTGATTCTAAATCATTGCCACTGGGAGAAGTTTTCAAATGTAATGGGTGTTACCGGATTTGTGAAATTATGATACCCAGAGGCCGGATTTGATTGGAAATCGAGGTAAAGATGCAATCAAAGTTGATGGCATTGGAGGAAGGCAAGGACCCTGCCAGTTCAGTGAGAACAAATCAATCTAGGGCTCTGCCTTTGAGAGCCctccaatttttcttgatatttttgGTTCTGGGTCTTGGGGTTTCTATTGTTAGCGTGTATATGACTCGATATTTCAAAGTTCAGATTGTTGCTCCGGTTGCAGAGTCCACTCTCAAGGCTTGCTTTGAAGGGCTAACCAATATAGAGAGCTGGATCAGACCTCCATCAAATCTGTTGCACACCATGAATGACACTGAACTGTTGTGGCGGGCTTCATCTGTTCCTCGGATAAAGACTTATCCATTCAAGAGAGTTCCCAAGATTGCCTTCATGTTCTTGACAAAGGGGCAATTGCCAATGGCACCTCTTTGGGAGCGGTTCTTTAAGGGGAATGAGGATCTTTACTCGATCTATGTTCATTCATTGCCATCTTACAATGCCAGTTTTACACCATCCGTTTTTTACAGGAGACAAATCCCAAGCCAGGTATCATAACCTTTCATCTTTTAATACATATCGGGTGCAATGAGTTTGTAcatttctttcataaaaaaagcattttattttattgccaTCAAAATTATTCTTCTCCGGAACATGCGTTGAAAACTCTCTATACGGTTCTTAAGCATCctcataatttttaattgaaatggATCTGATGCTGATGAAAAATAATCCTTTGAGATGTATAGGGAGCCTTCAGCTATAGAATTTTGGGACGAAGGAAAGCATGTAATTGGTTGCGATTGCGTTGTTTCTGCATGAATGCTAGACTTCCATCTTTATAAATTGCTAAGTATGTGCTTAATATTACTTCCAAGTGGataggtctctctctcttattttggTCAACGGTAGAGTGATTGTATGGTTGGTAATTTTAAATACAGCATTGATAGGTGATAAGACCATTTAGATTTGGTTTGAAATGTTTCAGCATTTTTGTTGAAGTCTATCAACTGCACGGATAAAGGGCATTTAGTGCTAAGTGAATTGATAGATGGCATATAGTTTGAAAGATCCTAGCCTAGTTGAATGTTGAAGGGTTAGCTGGCTCAAATTGAAAATGGGCCCTTGCAGTTGATCTACACAAATATTTGGAATAACCTTCTCAATTAGTAAAGGAGGAGGTTCCCTAAAACCATATCGGTTTACATCCAAGCTTTTGCCTTTTTAATGAGCATATAATTTGACCATATGGTGGAGGCCACTCTTTTGTGCAAGTGTCTTACAAACATGGTTTTGTTCGTAGATAAGAGTAAAATGTCAGAGCAGGTTTTATCAATCCAACCTTCAATTTAGAGTGGACGTCATTGAGTTGGGTCTGACAATAATTATGTTGTGGTTCCAAGATTTGGAGTGGGAGATAATTGGCAATAGCTAACAGTACTCAATACAAGCATATAATTTGAACATAAGGCAGGGACTGTGCTTTGTGTCAGTGTCTTTTAATCATGGTTTTATTTCATGGAGTAAAATGTCATAGCAGGTTTTGTCCATCCAACCTTGACTTTAGTTGCATCTGATAATAATTTGCTGTGGTTTTAGCAGTTTGAGTGGGAGGAAATTGGTAACCTTAATAAAAAGTCGTGGACCATGCTGCATACTTGTAGTGGTTATCCGTTCATTCCCAACCTACcccttttcttaattttaagtatatctCCAATGATGCGTTGTCATGGCTATCTGCTTCTGCATGTAAGAATCCACCAGGCTAAGATGTCGCTTATTGCCACTGAATAACAGGTGAAAATGGCACACTTTTAGGGGGAGAAAATATTTCAGTTATAAATTGCCTTCTCTCCAGGTGAATTCGCCAACTAGCAGATATCTTACACCATTAGCTATTTACCTTGAAATTCCTGTTCTGCAATGCTATCCCCATATTTTAGCAGTTTGTGCTGACTTTATTAGAGCATTTTCTTTTGAAGTCCAGtttgattgaaaaaattaatttagcaATCCAGTTTCTAGTGAAGCTTCTGAGTCTGTATGCTTTTTATGTCTGGAGGAGGCAATTATGCGTGTGGCGTAATGAAAAAAGATGATTAGCTAGATTAAAGATTTTCCAGTTTCTCAATAGCTACTTGAGCACATTTTTATTCAGTACGTTTTCTTTCATGAAAAGAGagcaaaataaaacaaaaaggatcAGCATGTTTTTCCTTGTTGGAAACTTAAATCCACTCATATTTCTCTGGTCGTATTTCTGAGCAGGTGGCAGAGTGGGGAAGAATGAGTATGTGTGAAGCTGAGAGGAGACTCCTAGCTAATGCTTTGCTTGATATCTCAAATGAATGGTTTGTCCTCCTTTCGGAGGCATGCATTCCTCTCCACAACTTCAGCATTGTTTATCGCTACATATCAAAATCCAGGTACAGCTTTATGGGATCGATTGATGAACCTGGACCTTATGGGAGAGGGCGCTATGATGAGAACATGGCACCTGAGGTCAACCTCACTGACTGGCGTAAAGGGTATCAGTGGTTTGAAGTAAATCGAGAACTTGCAGTTAAGATAATCGAAGACACCACTTACTACcctaaattcaaaaaattttgccAACCGGCTTGCTATGTGGATGAGCACTACTTCCAGACAATGCTGAGCATCCAAACTCCACATCTTTTGGCAAACAGGAGCCTTACTTATGTGGACTGGTCAAGAGGTGGTGCTCACCCTGCTACATTTGGCAAGGCAGATATCAAGGAGGA is a window from the Juglans regia cultivar Chandler chromosome 7, Walnut 2.0, whole genome shotgun sequence genome containing:
- the LOC108981991 gene encoding glycosyltransferase BC10-like, producing MQSKLMALEEGKDPASSVRTNQSRALPLRALQFFLIFLVLGLGVSIVSVYMTRYFKVQIVAPVAESTLKACFEGLTNIESWIRPPSNLLHTMNDTELLWRASSVPRIKTYPFKRVPKIAFMFLTKGQLPMAPLWERFFKGNEDLYSIYVHSLPSYNASFTPSVFYRRQIPSQVAEWGRMSMCEAERRLLANALLDISNEWFVLLSEACIPLHNFSIVYRYISKSRYSFMGSIDEPGPYGRGRYDENMAPEVNLTDWRKGYQWFEVNRELAVKIIEDTTYYPKFKKFCQPACYVDEHYFQTMLSIQTPHLLANRSLTYVDWSRGGAHPATFGKADIKEEFFKKIFESKTCLYNNQPSSLCFLFARKFAPSALDPLLELSSKVLGF